In a single window of the Streptomyces sp. HUAS ZL42 genome:
- a CDS encoding PadR family transcriptional regulator yields the protein MALRNAVMAALLEGEASGYDLAKGFEASVANFWMATPQQIYRELERMESEGLVSARVVQQERRPNKRLFSLTEAGREAVRAYTAEVSSKPMAIRDELLVKVQCVDAGDLGAVRAGLTERVERAEAKLARFERLRERLLAGRTEEEYLATAERVGPYLTLLGGLALERANLQWGRTVLRTLDRRAATP from the coding sequence ATGGCTCTGCGCAATGCGGTGATGGCCGCGCTTCTGGAAGGTGAGGCGTCCGGGTACGACCTCGCAAAGGGGTTCGAGGCCTCCGTCGCCAACTTCTGGATGGCCACCCCGCAGCAGATCTACCGCGAGCTGGAGCGCATGGAGAGCGAGGGGCTGGTCTCGGCGCGTGTCGTGCAGCAGGAGCGGCGGCCCAACAAGCGGCTCTTCTCGCTCACCGAGGCCGGACGCGAGGCCGTGCGCGCCTATACCGCCGAGGTTTCCAGCAAGCCGATGGCCATCAGGGACGAGTTGCTGGTCAAGGTCCAGTGTGTCGACGCCGGCGACCTCGGGGCAGTCCGGGCCGGCCTCACCGAGCGCGTGGAGCGCGCCGAGGCGAAGCTGGCCCGATTCGAGCGCCTGCGGGAACGACTGCTGGCCGGCCGCACCGAGGAGGAGTACCTCGCCACCGCCGAGCGCGTCGGCCCCTACCTCACCCTGCTGGGCGGTCTGGCTCTGGAGCGGGCCAACCTGCAGTGGGGCAGAACCGTCCTGCGCACGCTGGACCGGCGGGCCGCGACCCCTTAG
- a CDS encoding NUDIX domain-containing protein has translation MDSAEAVNAGVWQAYGDHHLRRGTVLAEADRLDWGIPGAGPGAEVLGDLAGRRVLDLGCGTARHAAHLVRAHGASVDAIDASATQHERARARYGALPGLRLVRADAVEHLRTAGPYDVIYSVNTLPYIDPGRLLPALATALSPGGTLCFSALHTNSQGDGPSSDVVSRPENLRFADGGDSTVRMWVLAPELWESLLAEHGLRVERVDVLDAPEPGNHASYRIFRVRRPVRVSSRPRTSLPPVAHAALGVAAILHGPRGLLLGRHRRGTWEVPGGTVEPGESLQEAVVRELGEETGLEAVPSDVRLLGTLLDHADGVVRVTVPSVVTRWGGEPGDQPGESVGDWRWYPLDHLPPSLFVCSAQALTSWRSGLPIDHTPARFTPYEQS, from the coding sequence ATGGACAGTGCGGAGGCGGTCAACGCCGGCGTCTGGCAGGCCTACGGAGACCACCATCTGCGACGCGGCACCGTACTCGCCGAAGCGGACCGCCTCGACTGGGGCATCCCGGGGGCGGGGCCTGGCGCAGAGGTCCTCGGGGACCTGGCGGGCCGGCGCGTGCTGGACCTCGGTTGCGGTACGGCCCGGCATGCCGCCCATCTCGTCCGCGCGCACGGCGCCTCGGTGGACGCCATCGACGCCTCGGCCACCCAGCACGAGCGCGCCCGGGCACGTTACGGCGCACTGCCCGGGCTGCGGCTGGTGCGGGCGGACGCCGTCGAACATCTGCGTACGGCGGGCCCGTACGACGTGATCTACTCCGTCAACACCCTCCCGTACATCGATCCCGGCCGGCTGCTGCCCGCCCTGGCGACGGCGCTCAGCCCCGGCGGGACGCTGTGTTTCTCCGCGCTGCACACCAACTCGCAGGGTGACGGGCCCTCGTCGGACGTCGTGTCCCGGCCCGAGAACCTGCGGTTCGCCGACGGCGGTGACAGCACGGTGCGGATGTGGGTGCTCGCCCCGGAGCTCTGGGAGAGCCTGCTCGCCGAGCACGGGCTGCGCGTGGAGCGGGTCGACGTCCTCGACGCACCGGAACCGGGCAACCACGCCTCCTACCGCATCTTCCGCGTACGACGGCCCGTTCGCGTCTCCTCCCGCCCGCGCACCTCGCTGCCTCCCGTCGCGCACGCGGCCCTCGGTGTGGCCGCCATCCTGCACGGCCCCCGGGGGCTCCTGCTGGGACGGCACCGCAGGGGCACATGGGAAGTGCCGGGCGGCACGGTGGAACCCGGAGAGTCGCTCCAGGAGGCGGTCGTCCGTGAGCTCGGGGAGGAGACGGGGCTCGAGGCCGTGCCCTCCGACGTACGCCTGCTGGGCACGCTTCTCGACCACGCCGACGGAGTCGTGCGCGTGACGGTGCCCTCGGTCGTCACACGGTGGGGAGGCGAACCGGGCGACCAGCCCGGTGAGAGCGTGGGCGACTGGCGCTGGTATCCGCTGGACCACCTGCCGCCGTCCCTGTTCGTGTGCAGCGCACAGGCTCTGACCTCCTGGCGTTCCGGGTTGCCGATCGACCACACCCCGGCCCGTTTCACGCCGTACGAGCAATCCTGA
- a CDS encoding LamG domain-containing protein gives MRINRWVDVAVTYGDGIAVLYVDGSEAGRNASVTVEPRYFGNHPYLKAAVDDFRVYGRALTPSEVAALARPASG, from the coding sequence GTGCGCATAAACCGCTGGGTGGACGTGGCCGTGACGTACGGCGACGGCATCGCCGTGCTGTACGTGGACGGTTCGGAGGCCGGCCGCAATGCCTCCGTCACCGTGGAACCGCGCTACTTCGGCAACCACCCGTATCTGAAGGCGGCGGTCGACGACTTCCGGGTGTACGGAAGGGCGCTGACACCGTCCGAGGTCGCGGCGCTGGCCCGTCCCGCGAGCGGCTGA
- a CDS encoding peptidoglycan-binding protein encodes MSEPNGPVCPACGEPRAADGTPDCSCGDLASEAHRDTRTAEAAAAEDFDPLRIRPFVELGDDPGPPVEAEGSATTEPTGAPPAHEPGPPDVPEPAPHTPPDDEARPAPPKPRAEPRRRHRAVMAAGAAAAVAVLVTGGVVGGFLTYESPSRNGSVRDDVRPSVPDGSREVSSVEPSGSASSTDPSRSPASSPGTAPSAGPVAPSRSAAPSESASTPAATATAAPGPSGSGAQAPVLRLGDTGPEVTELQLRLRQIGAYYADADGTYDRDVENAVRGYQFTRAVYKDEPGVYGRATRASLETETSEP; translated from the coding sequence GTGAGTGAACCGAACGGCCCCGTCTGCCCGGCATGTGGTGAGCCCCGGGCGGCGGACGGCACTCCGGACTGCTCCTGCGGCGACCTTGCGTCCGAGGCCCACCGCGACACGCGTACGGCCGAAGCGGCGGCCGCGGAGGACTTCGATCCGCTGCGGATACGGCCGTTCGTGGAACTCGGCGACGACCCGGGACCGCCGGTGGAGGCGGAGGGTTCCGCGACGACCGAGCCGACCGGGGCTCCGCCGGCCCACGAGCCGGGCCCTCCCGACGTGCCTGAGCCGGCCCCGCACACCCCGCCGGACGACGAGGCCCGTCCCGCACCCCCGAAGCCCCGGGCAGAGCCCCGGCGCCGGCATCGCGCCGTCATGGCCGCCGGGGCGGCGGCCGCCGTGGCGGTCCTGGTGACCGGAGGGGTCGTCGGCGGGTTCCTCACCTACGAGAGCCCTTCACGGAACGGATCCGTACGGGACGACGTGCGGCCGAGCGTGCCGGACGGCTCGCGCGAGGTGTCGTCCGTGGAACCGTCCGGGAGCGCCTCTTCCACAGATCCGTCCAGAAGCCCGGCTTCGTCCCCCGGTACGGCTCCTTCCGCCGGTCCGGTCGCCCCGAGCCGCTCCGCCGCTCCGAGCGAGTCCGCCTCCACCCCTGCCGCCACGGCCACGGCCGCCCCCGGGCCCAGCGGCTCGGGAGCGCAGGCCCCCGTCCTCCGCCTCGGCGACACGGGACCCGAGGTGACCGAACTCCAGCTCCGTCTGCGCCAGATCGGCGCCTACTACGCCGACGCGGACGGCACCTACGACCGCGATGTGGAGAACGCGGTCCGCGGCTACCAGTTCACCCGCGCCGTCTACAAGGACGAGCCCGGCGTGTACGGCAGGGCGACCCGGGCGTCGCTCGAGACCGAGACGTCGGAGCCGTGA